DNA from Patescibacteria group bacterium:
GCAGGAGCCGGTGTTTATTAGTGATATCGATATTGATCGTCAGAGCATTGAAATCGTTGAAATCGTTCGAACGATTGATACAAAAAGCGGAAAATTCAACACAATAATTTTGCCAGATACTAAAAAGCGCATCTCTTTTGATGATATGGGTAAGGAGTTCATTAGTGTCCCAAATGGGCCTGAGGAACTAACCTTTTCATTTTCGGATGAGGACGAGGACGCTAAATATGCCGAGGCGATTGAAGTAGAGGGAACGCGGCTGGATGAACGCGACACCACGGTAGATTCTGACAAACAGGACTGGGAAGATGCCGCGTAGAATCGTTGGGTAGTTCGCGAATCATCCACAATTTCGAAGCGCTCCAAGGGAGCGCTTTTTGTTTTTGAACAACCCGCTCGTATTGTCATCCTGAGTCCCGACATCCGCGAAGCGGAATGTCGGGGCGAAGGATCTCACAGTCTCGAGATGAGCGTCCACGGCGCCACCATGGTCATGGCGAGATGCGAGATCCTTCGCCCCTCACCCCTCGACAAGCTCGAGGCTCGGGCTCAGGATGACAATATTATGGATGTGTATGCGATAAAAAAACCGGCCGTCAATCTTGCGATTGAACGGCCGATGAGAGCGTTATCGATTTACGGGAGTGGCGGAAATCGTATGGCCGGTCCCGTTACCGATGCATCGATGGGAATTATGAACCAGAGGATGATCGGCAGAAAGAACATGATGAGAAATAATACTAGCAAGAGCGGGTAGTCGCGTGGTTTGTCGTTTGGTTGCATCTGCTGCTTCCTCCTACTTCGCCCGGACCGCCACGTACCCGCGCGGTATGAGCCAGCGCCGCGTCACGAGCTCGTAGTTCACGAGGCCGATGAGGCCGCCCGCGAGCGCGCCGATGATCGCCGAACCCGCGACGTACCCGGCCACCGAACCGATGACCGCGTCGGTGAAGCAGAGCGCCCGCCGCTCCGAGTGGATGCGGACGAACACCTGCCAGCCGAAACGTCCGAGGAAGCGGACCAGAGCGACGGAACCGCGTCCGATCGCCATGATGGATCGTCCCATGAAGCGCAGAATCTCCACCATGGCTCTCGGCGTTCTCTTCATGAGCCACCACATGCCGCGGGGCAGGTGGTAGAAGAGGACGATGGGCGGGGCTAGACAGTATGCCGCAGTCCACGCGGTTTTTCGATGATGGTCGAGAATTTCGTCGCGTTTTGGTGCTTGGGCACATCCGGTGGTATAGAATAACAGTATTACTGTACTGATGCACATGATTGTAGCACCAGTGACGATCTTGAGCACTTCGAACGCTCCTTGAAAAATTTCGACCTTAGGTTCGAATATGTCTATCGCAATAAAGAAGATGATGGTCGTTGTTGCAAGATCCAGGAAGAAGCAGAAAAAAGCGACCAAACCCGCCGCAGTGGTTTTCCAGAAACGCCGATCCGGCCTCCATCCTCTGGCCGCCCGGTACGCCGCCGGGATGACGCCGATGACGCGCCGGAAATCGTAGGCCAGGTAGCCCACGAGTCCGCCGGTGATGAGCCCGACCCAGATGAGCCAGGGCTTGAGCTCCAGAGCGATGAGCGAGCCAATGAATGCGCCCACGCCACACGCGAACATGATTTTCCAGGATTCCTTCTTCACGACGAACCTCCTTTTTGGTTGTCAGAGAACAATCAGTCGGTTTCCCGACTTTTCATCACATTATAGTGGAAAAAGCCCATTTTGTCAAGCCATTCACTCTTATCGTCATTGCGAGCCCCGAGCTTGTCGAGGGGCGAAGCAATCCCGTTGCAGGCGCTTCAAAATAGGTACAGGATTGCTTCGGTCGTCCCGACTGCTGTCGGGACTCTCTCGCAATGACGATAAGAAAAGAAGAAGATAAAGCGTCGGGGCTCTACCCAAATTACCGATTTTTTGTTAAAATCAACCCATGAACCTCATGCAAATCTATCGCAACCTCTACCGTCACTTCGGCCCCCAGCATTGGTGGCCGGTTTCAGCTAAAAAGGGGGATAAGGTCTTTGAAATCTGCGTCGGCGCCATCCTGACCCAGAACACGAATTGGAAAAATGTTGAATTAGCCCTCGCCGGCCTCCGGAAGGCGCGCCTTCTGACCCCGTGCGCCATTGCCAAATCGCCGGCGCGAAAAATTGAGCGTCTGATCCGGCCGTCCGGGTATTTCCGCCAGAAAGCCAAAAAGCTCAAGATTTTTGCCAAATATATCTGCGACAACTATCAGTCCAGCGCGAAAAAGTTTCTGCAAGGCAGTCTGGAAAAAAAGCGGCCCGAACTCCTGTCAATCTGGGGCATCGGACCCGAGACGGTTGATTCCATGCTGTTGTATGCCGGAAAAAAGACGACATTCGTGATTGACGCCTACACGCGGCGTTTGTGCAAAGAGCTGGGCATTGAATTTAAAGATTACGAAGAATATCGCGCGTATTTTCAAAAACGCCTTCGCCCGAACGTTGAATTGTATAATGAATTTCACGCTTTGATTGTCGCCTGGGGCAAGCTGTTGCGACAGAACCGTGGGCAAGCGGTCGTATTGCTCAAGATAAAAAAATGCCCGAGGCGGGTGCCAAGGGCTGGGAAAAGGAATAAAGGAGCTAGCGTACGAGAACGTCTTTAACGAGCTTGGCGAGGAACGCATCGTCGATCTCGCCCGGATTTGGGCGCTGACGCATTGAGCCGAGGCGGACAATGTCAACGGTTCTTTCAGAGAGAACAATCGCACGAGTGAATGGAAAATCGTGCCTTAGCGTCCTCACGAATTCGGCAGCCGACTGCTCGGACGATAAGTGTTCGGATATTACCAGATCAACCGTTGAGATTATTTTTCCGTGCCTCTGATGGTTTGCGTAATCCTCGACAAAGCTGCCGGACATGTCAGCTGGCAAGAGTTCCTTTCCGAGCACCTGCTTTCCTTGTTCACGTAAAAACATAATGGCCTGGTTGGTGCTATCGGCGCGCAGAACCATGTGGCCGATCGATTCAAGACGTTGCTTCAGACTGATGCCAAACGGTTTTTGTTCACTGACCACAAGGATCGTTGCATTGATCGTTGCTTCCCTGGGCATACTCCACCTCCTCCTTATTGTTAAAAAACCAAACTAATATTATCATATTTCAAAACCCGGCAACAGGCGATTTATACACAAAAAAATCGTCCCGACCGATGGATCGAGACGACAGTATTGAGAGCATGGGCTGGAAGTGGATCAGGAACGGGGGGATGACATCTGGAGCGCGGCATCGACGGCTTTCGTGAAAGCGTCGAAGTTGAGTGGCTTGGCGAGGTGCTGGGTCCGGTCGTCGGAGGGCAGTTTGTCGCTTCCTCCGGTCATGAGGATGAACGGCAGGTCGGGACACGTGGCGCGCACGCGCGCGAACAGCTGTTTGCCGTCCATGACCGGCATGTTCACATCCGAGATGATGAGCGCGGCCGTATCCTTCCAGACCTCGAGCGATCGCAGGGCCTCCTCACCGTTTTCGCACAACACTGTGAGGTTGCCCATGCGCTTTAAGATGCGCGAGATTGCGTTTCTGATTTCCTGGTCGTCATCCACGACAATGATCAGCGACATATGATTCTCCCTTCGTTGATATTAGAAATGCGCGAAAGATAATGAATCGTACCATGAATAAGCCAATCTGTCAAGATTTGAATCCCGAACAGCGTAAGGCCGTCACCGTGACCGACGGCCCGATTTTGATTGTCGCCGGCGCTGGCACCGGCAAAACCATGGTTATTACGCGGAAAATATCCCATCTTATCACCGAAGGTTTTGCCCGTCCCGAGGAAATACTCGCCCTCACATTCACTGACAAAGCGGCCGGCGAAATGGAAGAGCGCGTGGACAAGCTTTTGCCGTACGGGTACTTGGATCTCTGGATTTCTACTTTCCATTCTTTTGCCGAGCGGGTTCTGAAAAATCATGCGTTAGAAATCGGACTTCCGAATTCATTTCGACTGCTTTCCCAGGTTGATTCCTGGCTCTTGGTGCGCCGGAATCTGGATAAATTTGACCTTGATTACTGGCAGCCGCGCGGCAATCCGACCAAGTTTATCCGCGCAATGATTGAGCATTTTTCCCGCGCCAAGGACGAGGATCTCTGGCCCGAAAGTTATCTTGAATATGCCGAGAGCCTAAAGCTCAATAAAGATTCGGATCAGGCCGCGGACCAGGAAGTGAAGCGCGTAAATGAACTTGCCAACGCCTATCATGTTTATCAAAAATTATTGCTGGATAACGACGCGCTTGATTTCGGCGATCTCATTAATTATACGCTCAAGCTTTTTCGCGAGCGGCCGCATATTCTGGAGCAATACCGCGCGCAATTTAAATATATTCTGGTGGATGAGTTTCAGGATACTAACTGGGCGCAGTATGAACTCATCAAACTGCTTGCCGCTCCGCGCAATAACCTGACCGTGGTGGGGGATGATGATCAGTCGATTTACAAATTTCGCGGTGCCTCGCTTTCAAACATTCTGCAGTTTAAAAAAGATTTTCCCGAATCCAAAGAGGTGGTGCTTGTCAAAAATTATCGCACGCGCCAGAACATCTTGGATCTGGCTTACGAGTTTATTCAGCGCAACAATCCCAACCGCCTTGAAGCCCAGCTCAAAAATAAAAATTTAAAAAAGAAAATAAACAAAAAACTGGATGCCCAGTGTCCGGGCGAAGGCCGCGCCGAACATCTGCATTATAAAACCCTTGAACAGGAGGTGCGCGGCGTTGCCCAAACCATTGCCGAGCTCAAGGCCGGGGACAGTGGTTTGACCTGGGACGATTTTGCCGTGCTCGTTCGTTCAAATGACGCGGCTGCTCCATTCTGCAATTATTTTGCCAAACAGGAAATCCCGCATCAGTTTCTGGCGCTCAAGGGCCTTTACACCCGCCCGGTGGTGCGCGACATTTTGAGTTTTTTTAAATTACTTGATAATTATCATGAGAGTCCGGCGCTTTATCGCGTCATGTCTTTGCCGGTTTGGAAAATCAGCCAAGCGGATTTGATTGAGATGGCCATGGAGGCAAAGCGCAGTTCGTCGTCTCTTTGGGAGGTTGTTAAACGCCACCAGGGCCTTAAGAATCTTTCTGCCGGCGCCCAGGAATCACTGCCGCGCCTGATTACCCTGGTTGAGGGTGCAGCCGCGCTTACGCGGGATAAAAGCACGGGCATGGTATTTAAATATTTTTTGGAGCAAAGCGGCTTTTTGCATTGGCTTGACCATCTGCCCGAGCTTGAAAAGAACCAAAAGATCGGCTGGCTGGAGCAATTCTGGGAGAAAATTAAAAAATTCGAAACCGACAACGTTGAGTCGCGCCTCTCTGATTTTATGGCGCAGATTGAGTTTGAGCTTGAGGCCGGGGAAGAGGGTTCTTTGCGTTTTGAAGCCGAAGAGGGTCCGGAGATGGTCCGCATCATGACCATCCACGGCGCCAAGGGGCTGGAATTCAAATATGTTTTTATCGTCAATATGGTGGACCGACGTTTTCCGACCACCGAACGCTCCGAGGCCATTCCCGTGCCTGATCCACTGGTGAAGGAGATTCTGCCCGCCGGCCAGGACACGCACCTGGAAGAAGAGCGGCGTTTGTTTTACGTGGCCATCACCCGCGCGAAAGACGGAGTGTTTTTCACTTCGGCCGATGATTACGGCGGAATTCGCAAAAAGAAAATCTCTCAATTTTTGTTTGAACTCGGCTATTCGGCCGATGCCAGGGCTGGGGCCGGCCGCCAGTCAAAACTTTCGATTGAAGTACCAGTTCCGGCGCCAAAGCACGAAAAGAAAATAGAATATCCCTTTCCACAAAAATTCAGCTTCACGCGGCTTGCCGCGTTCCGCACCTGCCCGTTGCAGTATAAATACGCGCATATTCTGAACATTCCGGTATTCGGCAAAGCGGTATTCAGCTTTGGAAAATCAATGCACGCCGCGCTGGAAAGATTTTTCCGCGAGTGGCTTGCCCAGGGTTCGCAGTCAACGCTTTTTGGCAAAACGTCAGTTAAAAAAGGCAGCCCCGGCCTGCCGCCTCTTGAAAAATTGCTGGAAATCTATGGCCAGGAATGGATCCCGGCGTGGTATGAAAACCGCGATGAGATGCGCGGGAACAAAGAAACCGGGCGCCGGGTTCTCAAAAAATACTGGGAAGAGCTGGCCAAGGATCCGCCAAAAACAATTGCCGTGGAGCAGACATTTAATGTCAAATTCGGCGATTATACTCTTTTTGGAAAAATCGATCGCGTTGACGAACTCGCAAACGGCAATCTGGCTCTGGTTGATTACAAGACCGGCAAAGCAAAGGACGAATTAAAGGCCGAGGATAAAGAGCAGCTGATCATTTATCAAATTGCCATGGAAGAACCGCGTCTCTTTAACCGCAAAGTAGAAAAATTGGTTTATTATTATCTCGAGAGCGGAAATCGGCAGGAGTTTGTGGCGAGCGAGAAAGACAAGGAGAGGGTTACGGCCGCTCTCATTGAGCGCATTGAAAAAATAAAAAACAGCGATTTTCCGCCGGCGCCGAGCGAGCTTTGCCGGCACTGCGACTTTAATTTTATCTGCGATTACCGAAAAATCTGATATGCTGATCCACATAAAAAAACTTTTAGACGAGGCCGTGAAACGCGCCGGCATCACCCAGAGTGTCAACGCCGCGCGCGTGGTTGAAGAATTCAACCGTGTCTGCCGCGAGCTCTACGGCAAGTTAACCTGCGACGCGGTGGCTCACGTTTCGTTCCGCAACGGTATCGTGCGCGTTTCCTGCGGGCACGCGGTTGTCGCGCAGAACCTGCAATTCAATAAATCGCGGCTTATAAATGAAATTAATCGCGGTCTAAAAGCCAAAGCCGTTTCCGGCATAAAAATTACGATTGCCTGATTCAGACATCCCGGGTCCCGACCTGTCGGGACGATGAATCTGTGTTATAATACCGGTATGACATTGCGTGCTTTTATTTTATTCATGCTTCTCGCCACCATAATTTGCTGGTCCGCTTTTTTGATAATAATTTTTAAAACAAATCCCTACGAAACCGGCGCCCTGGGATTTATTTTTTTCTATGCCAGCCTTTTCTTAAGCCTGATCGGCACGTTGACTGTCGCCGGCATATTCGTCCGCATGATTATTCTGAAAAGAGATGATTTTATCTCGCGGCGGGTCGCTGCTTCGTTCCGCCAAGGGGCATTCTTAGCGGCCGTTGCGGTCGCCGGCCTGTACCTCATGAGCCGGGGCCTTTTAACTTGGTGGAATGTGCTGTTTTTTGTTGCCGGAGTGAGCCTTTTGGAGTTCTTTTTTATCTCAATAAAAAGGCTAAAATAAGCCAAATTTTCATATCTTGTCAAAACAGGGTCTTCAAGATATAATACTAGTCCGCAGTGTGGACTATATTTTTTAATATGTTTGAAAAATTTCTCGGACAATTTTCACGTGATTTGGGCATCGATCTCGGTACGGCGAATACCCTGGTTTATGTTGATAAAAAAGGCATTGTCATCAACGAGCCGTCGGTTGTGTCCATCAACATGCGCAACAGCCAGATTCTCGCCGTGGGCCGCGAAGCCAAGGAGATGCTCGGCAAAACCCCGCCGCATATCCAGACCGTGAAACCCCTGGTCAAGGGAATCATTTCCGATTTTGAGGTTACCGAAAAAATGCTGAAATATTTTATTGACAAGGTCCATCAGGATACATTCACTTTCGTGCCGCGTCCGCGCGTTATCATCGGCGTGCCCATGGAAATTACCGAAGTGGAAAGAAAAGCCGTTGAAGACGCCGCCATCTCGGCCGGCGCCCGCGAAGTGTATCTTGTTGAGGAACCCATGCTCGCTGCGCTCGGCGCGCGCCTCAATATCACGGATTCGGTCGGCAACATGATTGTTGACATCGGCGGCGGAACTTCCGAAATCGCGGTAATTTCTCTTTCCGGCGTGGTGACCTGGAAATCATTGGCCATCGCCGGCGACGAATTGAATCGAAACATTGTTCAGTACGCGCGCGACACATTTAATCTCTTGCTCGGAGAAGTGGTGTCCGAACAGATTAAAATTAAAATCGGTTCGGCCAAGCCCATGGCGGACAATCTGGAGATTGAGATGCGCGGCCGTGATCTCTTAACCGGCTTGCCCAAAGAAATTATCGTGAATGACGCCCAGATCCGCGAGGCGCTCCGCCGGTCGGTCAATTTGATAATTGATAATATTAAAGCAACGCTTGAAATAACCCCGCCTGAACTTGTCGCCGATATCTACGAGCGCGGCCTGGTGCTCTCCGGAGGCGGTGCCCTTTTGCGTGGCCTGGACGAATTGATTTCCGAATCCGCCGATGTTCCGGTTCGCGTGGCCGACGACCCGCTGACTTGCGTCGTGCGCGGCACCGGTATGCTTTTGGATAATCTGCCCCTTCTCCGCGAAATCGCATTGCCTTCAACCAACGAGCAGATGGCAAAGAACATGAGATAGATTAATCTGCCGTGGTTTGGGCGTTTAATCTCAAGATGAAGAAATCATTTATAAAAAGTTCGAATATATTAATTGCAGGCATAATCCTGCTTATTATTTTATCGTTTTTTGGATTTTTTGGGCCGTTTGAAAACGCCATCGCATTTGTGCTGCGCCCGTTTCAGAGCGCCTATCAGGCTGTGGCGCGCGGCGCTTCGTCGGCTTATGTTTCGGTTTTTCGGCGGGATGAAATCATGGGGCGTCTCAAGGAGCTCGAGGGTGAAGTGCAGAATCTGGCGGTTGATTATGTGGAGCTTAGTGCCCTGAAGGAAGAAAATGTCCTGCTCAAAAAACAGCTGGACTTCACTGAAGCCAACGATTACGCCACGGTTTCGGCCAAAGTGCTCACCTATATCAGTTCGCCGCATGAAAAGTACATGGTCATCAACCGCGGGCTCTCTGACGGCATTCAGGCCGGTTACCCGGTCATTAGCGGCGAAGGCTTGATTATCGGCCGCATCCTGGAGGCCCACGACCACCTTGCCGAAGTGCGGCTCGTTACCGACCCGCGCAGCAAGATTCCGGTCAAGATTCTCGGCGCCGACAAAACCATCGGCATCGCGAGCGGCTCCTATGGTTCCATTATCCGCATGGAGCTCATTCCGGTGCAGGAAAATATTAAGGCTGACGACCTGGTCGTCACGTCCAATCTTGAAGAAAATATACCCGCCGGCCTGATCGTCGGCGTGATAAATGAAATCATTGTGTCCGGCAACGAACCGTTCAAAACCGCGCTCGTCGAGCCGCTTGCCGATTTCTACGCCATCGGCATGATTTCCGTAATAATTCCAAGCCATGATTAGGGGATTCGCCACATTATCGCTTTACGTCCTGCTCGCGCTCCTTGAAATAAGTTTTCTCGCGTCCTTGCCGTATCCGATTAATCTGACGAGTTTGGTGATACCGGTACTCCTTATATTTATGGTTTCCGGCCACAACCGCGAGGCATGGACATACATTTTCGTAACCGGCATATTGTTTGATATATTTTGTTTCTATTCGATCGGCGCGTACATTTTGATTTTTGCGGCCCTGTATCTCTGGGGAAGGAATATTTTTATGAATTACGTATCTAACGCATCGCTTCTCGGCGTTGGGCTTATCGGCAGCGCCATGGTCGTGCCGTACTGGCTGCTCCGCCATATTTTGAATTCGTTCGACGGAGGTTTGGAAAAATTTTCCAGCGGGCAGGAGTTCCAGGTCATTCTGACCGCCATGCTGGTGAACATCGCATTTGTTTTTATTTTTTATTCCCTGTACCGGTTTTTTTCAAAGATGGGCAGGCCGAAAAAAATGGCGTATGGAAAAATATAAAAAACTTGAGCATCCGGCCGATCTGCGCCTCCGCGTTTTTGGCCGCGATATGGCCGAACTTTTTCAAAACGCGCTCTTCGGTATGTTTGAAAGCATTGAGCCGGATATTGCTTCACGGGATTTGGTGCGCCGCAAAATTCAGGTTCAGGCCGGTGATCCGGAGCTGCTGCTTGTGGATTTTTTGAGCGAAGCTCTGCTTCAGAGCGACACTCATGACGAGGCGTATCATGATGCCGAAATTGATAATCTTGCCGCTGACTCGGTTACCGCGACCCTGATCGGTTATCCGATCCGCGGTTTCCGGCAGGAGATAAAAGCCGTTACTTATCATGGATTTAAAATTGAGCAAACGGCCGAGGGGCTCACGGCGGAAATAATTTTTGATATATAAAATGGATATAAAGCAATTAAAACGAATTGAGGATTATCTCTACGAAATTCCGGCGGATTCCCGCCGCGGCATGCTGGTTCCGGCGCGCATTTATGCCACCGCGCGCATGCTTGAGGAGATTTCCAGCGACAGTTCTCTCGATCAGCTTATCAACGTTGCCGCGCTCCCGGGTATTCAAAAATATGCGCTCGCCATGCCCGACATTCACGAAGGCTACGGATTTCCCATCGGCGGCGTCGCGGCCATGGATTTTTCCGAAGGCGTGGTTTCGCCCGGCGGCGTGGGATATGACATAAACTGCGGCGTGCGACTTCTCCGGAGCGGATTGAAAGTTGAAGAAATTTCGGAAAAATTAAAATCACTCGCGCATCAGATCAGCCGCGATGTGCCAAGCGGGGTCGGCCGGGGCGGTGAGATTGTTCTCACTCCCGAAGATCTTGACGAGGTTTTGAAAAAAGGAGTAAAGCGCCTGCTTGAACTTGGCTGGGCGGAAAAAAACGATCTGGAAAACATTGAAGAAAACGGCTGCATGAAAAACGCGGATCCCGAAGCCGTGAGCGCGCAGGCCAAAAAGCGCGGGCGAGACCAGCTCGGCACGCTCGGCTCAGGTAATCATTTTTTGGAAATCCAGGCGGTTGATCAAATCTACGACGAGCCGCTTGCCAAAGAACTCGGCATTGAAACCGGCCGCGTTATGGTGATGATTCACACCGGCTCGCGCGGCTTGGGCCATCAGGTCTGCACGGATTATGTAAAAATCATGGCGCCAAAACTCGCGAAATGGGGGATTGAGCTCCCGGACCGCGAGCTTGCCTGCGCCCCGATTTCATCCCCCGAAGGGAAAAGCTATCTTGCGGCCATGGCCGCGGCCGCGAACTTTGCCTGGTCAAACCGCCAGATGATTACGCACCTTATCCGCAATGCCTGGAAGCGCATCCTTGAACCCGCCGGGCTCGATCCGCGGCTTGATACAGTCTATGATGTTGCCCACAATATTGCTAAAATTGAAGAGCACATAATCAAGGACAAAAAAGTTAAACTTTGCGTGCACCGCAAGGGCGCGACGCGCGCCTTTGGTCCGGGCCGGCCCGAGCTCAACGAGCTCTACCGGCGCATCGGACAGCCGGTGCTGATTCCCGGAACCATGGGAACCTCATCGTATCTGCTCATGGGCACGGAAATGGCGGAAAAAACCACCTTTGGTACGGTGTGCCACGGCGCCGGCCGCCGCATGAGCCGGCACGAGGCCAAACGCAGAATCACCGGCCCCGAAGTGCGCAAAGAGCTTGAATCGCGCGGCATTATTGTCGAATGCGCTTCATCCGCCGGTCTGGCCGAAGAAGCGCCGCTCGCATACAAGGACGTGGATGAAGTGGTGGACGTTGTCGTGCGCGCCGGATTGGCTAAACGCGTTGCGAAGTTAAAGCCAATTGCCGTGATTAAGGGAGGGTAGGAGACAGTTCAATGAATTTTTTTTACTTTCATTACATAATGCGCAATGGAAAAACAAGCATTACAACCAAACATTATTTTCAGACTCGTATTAGCAAAAACGCTCTTCAAGAGTGGTTTAGAGTGTTGCGATACCGGAGTGGATATTTACAATTTTTCTCATGGGTTGATCGCTCTGCACGATGCTCTGGACAATTTTTCGGGTGCGATAGCATCAATTTTGAATATTGCTCTTAGTCGGCCCAGTAAATTTATTGATACGTTAGATTCAATTGAGCAATACGAGAAAAAATCTAATTCAAATTTCGTATTAACGAGTAGGAATGAATTATACCAGCTCAACACTCTTCGTAATAGTATTAAGCACCAAGGAATTGTTCCCGATATCAAACACGCCAAGGCATTGATAGAGCCGATTGTTAAATTTTTCAAAGAATATTCCCGTTATTATTTCGACCTAGAATGGGATATTATTAGCCTGGCGGATTTGATAAAAAATGACACTACGAAAAATGCACTTAATAAAGTTGAGAAATTTATTGGCCGTGGTCAACATAAAGAAGCATTGAACGAAATGGCTATTATAAAATTTCAAGTATTTGATGAACAACATATTCGAGCAAAACTTGATTCACGATTGGCGGCCTACTACCTAGAAACGGCAAACATTGAAAAGCTAAGAATGGCTAAAAATATATTTCCTAAGCGAGAAATATTAGTTTCAGACACTGACCAACGTACTCGGCTTCTTGAATGGGGTATCGATAGTGGTCAGATGCAGAAATTCGAAGATTTAACCGCGGAAGTTGGTATTAATAACGTGAATGATTGGGAGTATGTGTTAAGGCACGGTAGCGCCTGGGGAAGACCCAACTGGACTAGGGAAATCTCAATTTTCTGTTTCGATTTTTTGATAGATGCCATTATTAAACACCAGCGTAAAGATTATGGAGTAAGGCAGGTGGTCATTCCATGGCTCATTCATATAAGGGCGCGAGAAGAAATTAAATTGTATGTTGATGATAAAGAAATATACTCTATTTCAAAAGGCGAAGAACGCGTTGCGCTAATTCCCGGTAGGGTAGATGATGGCTGGGAAATTTTCGAAAATAAAGATCGCTTGTTGGTTCTTATGGATAAAGATGGCAGTGCGAGCAATATGATTTCGGGCTTCTTCAATGAGGGAGATGAGGACAAAATTGAAATTCTAGGAAAGTAATTTTTCTCAAGGATGGGCATGGAAAGATAAATAGAATAATCAGTAATCAAAGATAGTTTGATGAGAATATGATTTATAAAAACCGCTCCTAAGCAGAGTCAAACTCTAGTTA
Protein-coding regions in this window:
- a CDS encoding RtcB family protein; its protein translation is MDIKQLKRIEDYLYEIPADSRRGMLVPARIYATARMLEEISSDSSLDQLINVAALPGIQKYALAMPDIHEGYGFPIGGVAAMDFSEGVVSPGGVGYDINCGVRLLRSGLKVEEISEKLKSLAHQISRDVPSGVGRGGEIVLTPEDLDEVLKKGVKRLLELGWAEKNDLENIEENGCMKNADPEAVSAQAKKRGRDQLGTLGSGNHFLEIQAVDQIYDEPLAKELGIETGRVMVMIHTGSRGLGHQVCTDYVKIMAPKLAKWGIELPDRELACAPISSPEGKSYLAAMAAAANFAWSNRQMITHLIRNAWKRILEPAGLDPRLDTVYDVAHNIAKIEEHIIKDKKVKLCVHRKGATRAFGPGRPELNELYRRIGQPVLIPGTMGTSSYLLMGTEMAEKTTFGTVCHGAGRRMSRHEAKRRITGPEVRKELESRGIIVECASSAGLAEEAPLAYKDVDEVVDVVVRAGLAKRVAKLKPIAVIKGG